Proteins encoded within one genomic window of Flavobacterium gilvum:
- a CDS encoding pectate lyase family protein, with product MFKKLVSSFALAMLLATNGQAQNAEKQIVKVDFDFFQRRLEEVHDPSYESWVVNEQKEAEKTFNNVTFKLKGNFSSKWNKVGMSAPFYNKLASDGLVTSENLELKISGLKEGKHTLLTFHNAFDVITGKTFSPIKIYVNGKLAETVNASQRANIKTDATMAYLTFTAVKAQDVIIRFEIDPTTNPNIVKQIVINGFELDTPNLMNQARSPKPEDRNEHIVAVDKKVVLEWEGSKGAVAHKLYFGTDKNAVANATETSKEFKTKSTETTFSVSDLYSGTTYYWRVDEIDANGEVTLGNVWSFKPAQLAFPGAEGYGRFAVGGRGGKVVEVTNLNDDGPGSLRDAINQEIGPKTIVFNVSGNIQLKSRLVVNQPYITIAGQTAPGEGITITRAPIGLTGNDGIIRFLKVRIGGGTTYDGMGLTGANFSIIDHCSISWTIDESFSSRGSHNITLQNTLISEALNVAGHDKYGTGKMHGYAASIGGDVGSFHHNLLAHNEGRNWSIAGGLSGEGFYTGRLDIRNNVVYNWGERATDGGANEVNFVGNYYKPGVSTTIFVALNAQHEGVGKGMQRYYFDGNIMPGYFDEKNQEKGRKMTITHNEMVNYQTFVDKPFFESYVETQSAKAAYKKVLSDVGANQPFFDKHDNRIIDETLKGTFTYKGSKSGLGGMIDNESDQGGWPNFASEIRSANWDTDHDGLPNWWEKAFGLNENSKAGDFSDANLDADKDGFTQLDNYLDWLAQPHYFVNLGDKVVLPAAVFFKGYEKQPVYTFTELKNGSVVLKGKDIQFTTVEKGFSSFVITVKDADGDSMSRKINFFVK from the coding sequence ATGTTCAAAAAATTAGTTAGTTCCTTTGCCTTGGCAATGCTTTTAGCAACAAATGGGCAGGCGCAGAATGCGGAGAAACAAATTGTAAAAGTTGATTTTGATTTTTTCCAAAGAAGACTGGAAGAAGTGCATGATCCAAGTTATGAATCTTGGGTAGTAAACGAGCAAAAAGAAGCTGAAAAAACATTCAATAATGTGACGTTCAAATTGAAAGGGAACTTCTCTTCCAAATGGAATAAAGTTGGAATGAGTGCTCCGTTTTACAATAAATTGGCAAGCGACGGATTGGTTACATCCGAAAATTTAGAATTAAAAATTAGTGGTTTAAAAGAAGGGAAACACACGCTATTGACCTTTCATAATGCCTTTGATGTGATTACTGGAAAGACTTTTTCCCCTATTAAAATTTATGTAAACGGAAAATTAGCCGAAACCGTAAATGCAAGCCAAAGAGCCAACATAAAAACAGATGCGACAATGGCGTATCTGACTTTCACTGCCGTAAAAGCTCAAGATGTAATTATCCGTTTTGAAATCGACCCGACTACAAATCCCAATATTGTAAAACAAATTGTTATCAATGGTTTTGAGCTGGATACGCCAAACTTAATGAACCAAGCTCGTTCTCCAAAACCTGAAGATCGTAATGAACATATTGTAGCAGTTGATAAAAAAGTAGTTTTGGAATGGGAAGGTTCTAAGGGAGCTGTAGCACATAAATTATATTTTGGTACAGATAAAAATGCTGTAGCAAATGCAACAGAAACTTCGAAGGAATTCAAAACCAAATCAACAGAAACAACATTCTCTGTTTCTGATTTGTATAGCGGTACAACGTACTATTGGAGAGTGGATGAAATTGATGCTAATGGCGAAGTGACTTTAGGAAATGTTTGGTCATTCAAGCCAGCACAATTAGCTTTTCCAGGTGCTGAAGGATATGGAAGATTTGCTGTGGGAGGCCGTGGCGGAAAAGTGGTAGAGGTAACCAACTTAAACGATGATGGTCCAGGAAGTTTGCGTGATGCCATCAACCAAGAAATTGGACCAAAAACCATTGTTTTTAATGTTTCTGGAAATATTCAATTGAAATCGAGATTAGTGGTAAACCAACCTTATATTACAATTGCCGGACAAACCGCTCCGGGAGAAGGAATTACGATTACGAGAGCACCTATAGGATTGACAGGAAATGATGGGATTATCCGCTTTTTGAAAGTTCGCATTGGTGGCGGAACTACTTATGACGGAATGGGATTGACCGGAGCCAATTTTAGTATTATTGACCATTGTTCTATCAGTTGGACAATCGATGAATCGTTCAGTTCAAGAGGATCGCATAACATAACTTTGCAAAATACCTTAATTTCAGAAGCCTTAAACGTGGCTGGTCATGATAAATATGGAACAGGAAAAATGCATGGTTATGCCGCTAGTATTGGTGGTGATGTTGGTAGTTTTCATCACAATTTATTAGCGCATAACGAAGGCCGCAATTGGAGTATTGCCGGAGGTTTAAGCGGTGAAGGATTTTATACCGGAAGATTGGATATTCGAAACAATGTGGTGTACAATTGGGGCGAAAGGGCTACAGATGGTGGTGCTAATGAAGTAAATTTTGTAGGTAATTATTATAAACCTGGTGTTTCAACAACGATTTTCGTAGCATTGAATGCACAACACGAAGGAGTTGGAAAAGGAATGCAACGTTATTATTTTGATGGAAATATAATGCCGGGTTATTTTGATGAAAAAAATCAGGAAAAAGGAAGAAAGATGACCATTACCCATAATGAAATGGTGAATTATCAAACATTTGTAGATAAACCTTTTTTTGAGTCGTATGTGGAAACACAATCAGCGAAAGCGGCTTACAAAAAAGTATTGTCAGACGTGGGTGCAAATCAGCCGTTTTTTGATAAGCATGATAACCGAATCATAGATGAAACCTTAAAAGGAACATTTACTTACAAAGGAAGCAAAAGTGGTTTGGGTGGTATGATTGATAACGAATCCGATCAGGGAGGTTGGCCAAATTTTGCATCGGAAATTCGTTCCGCCAATTGGGATACGGATCATGATGGATTGCCGAATTGGTGGGAAAAAGCTTTTGGTTTAAACGAAAATTCAAAAGCGGGAGATTTCTCGGATGCTAATTTAGATGCTGATAAAGACGGATTTACGCAACTGGATAATTACTTGGATTGGCTGGCACAACCTCATTATTTTGTAAATTTGGGGGACAAAGTTGTTCTGCCTGCTGCAGTTTTTTTCAAAGGATATGAAAAGCAACCAGTTTATACTTTTACCGAATTGAAAAATGGCTCTGTAGTTTTAAAAGGAAAAGATATTCAGTTTACAACCGTTGAAAAAGGATTCTCATCATTTGTAATCACTGTAAAAGATGCTGATGGTGATTCGATGAGCCGTAAGATTAATTTCTTTGTGAAATAA
- a CDS encoding DUF5703 domain-containing protein: MKYIKYIFFLLFTLLAKAQIPMLDNYNQVWTTQSANSSESMPLGGGDIGLNVWVEKGDLYFYFSRSGTFDEHNTLLKLGRVKVALSPNPFEGKEGFYQELKLKDGYILIAQNDTKIKLWVDVFKPIIYLDLDSKTPLKMTASYESWRHKNRDSKGKANNANSYKWAPQGEIITFKDSISFENNGIKFYHRNREQTVFDVVVKQQKMESAKDQMLNPLANLTFGGLMTGDNLKPDGTYLGTYQNADFKGFSLSSVKPSKKQSLQLYLNTSQLDYTTWNNGLKNQVSANKSTSKEAEKNTIKWWNNFWNRSFIYTQKNNAEAKDSVYQIGQNYQLFRYMLGCNAYGKYPTKFNGGLFTVDPVFTNPDLNFTPDFRNWGGGTMTAQNQRLVYFPMVKSGDFDMMKSQLDYYLSLQKNAELRSQVYWKHGGASFTEQLENFGLPNPAEYEWKRPADYDPGMEYNAWLEYEWDTVFEFCQMMLQQKEYAGEDIQKYNSFIISCLRFFDEHYQYLAKQRGRKALDGNGHLILYPGSGAETYKMANNGNSTISALTVITEKLLNLSSAQLSKEDLEYLKSFQTRIPPLNFRNFEGFKTLAPAKSWERINNSELPQLYPVYPWGIYGIGKPDLQTALNTWKYDTDAIKFRSHIGWKQDNIFSARLGLTDEAAKYNLLKMANSDRRFPAFWGPGFDWVPDHNWGGSGMIGMQEMLLQEANGKIYLFPSWPKDWNVHFKLHAKQNTTVEVELVNGEMKILKIIPEERKKDVINLLGKSEAEKINLN; the protein is encoded by the coding sequence TTGAAATACATAAAATACATATTTTTTCTTCTTTTCACGCTTTTAGCGAAAGCGCAAATTCCTATGCTTGATAATTACAATCAAGTTTGGACTACGCAAAGTGCAAATTCATCCGAATCGATGCCGTTGGGCGGAGGCGATATTGGCTTGAATGTCTGGGTTGAAAAAGGTGATTTGTATTTTTATTTTTCGCGAAGCGGAACTTTTGACGAACACAATACGTTATTGAAATTGGGTCGTGTAAAAGTGGCTTTAAGCCCGAATCCATTTGAAGGGAAAGAAGGTTTTTATCAGGAATTAAAACTGAAAGATGGCTATATTTTGATTGCTCAAAACGATACCAAAATCAAACTCTGGGTGGATGTTTTCAAGCCGATTATCTATTTGGATTTAGACAGTAAAACACCTTTGAAAATGACGGCTTCCTATGAAAGTTGGCGTCATAAAAATAGAGATTCCAAGGGGAAAGCCAATAATGCCAATTCGTATAAATGGGCTCCTCAGGGTGAAATTATAACGTTCAAAGATTCTATTTCATTTGAAAATAATGGCATCAAATTTTACCATAGAAATAGAGAACAAACTGTTTTTGACGTAGTCGTAAAACAACAAAAAATGGAATCGGCAAAAGACCAAATGCTAAATCCGTTGGCAAATTTGACTTTCGGTGGATTGATGACAGGCGATAATTTGAAACCTGATGGAACGTATTTGGGAACTTATCAAAATGCAGATTTCAAGGGCTTTAGTCTGTCGAGTGTGAAACCTTCAAAAAAACAATCTTTACAGCTTTATCTGAATACAAGCCAATTGGATTATACTACTTGGAATAATGGGTTGAAAAATCAGGTTTCGGCAAATAAAAGCACTTCAAAAGAAGCTGAAAAAAACACGATAAAATGGTGGAACAATTTCTGGAATCGCAGTTTTATTTATACGCAAAAAAACAATGCTGAAGCAAAAGATTCGGTGTATCAAATCGGACAGAATTATCAATTGTTTCGGTATATGTTGGGCTGTAATGCATACGGAAAATATCCAACAAAATTCAACGGCGGATTGTTTACGGTAGACCCTGTTTTTACCAATCCGGATTTGAATTTTACACCCGATTTCAGGAATTGGGGAGGAGGAACAATGACAGCTCAAAATCAGCGATTGGTTTATTTTCCGATGGTGAAAAGCGGTGATTTTGACATGATGAAATCACAATTGGATTATTATTTGAGTTTACAGAAAAATGCCGAATTGCGTTCGCAGGTCTATTGGAAACACGGCGGAGCATCGTTTACGGAACAACTGGAAAATTTCGGATTACCGAATCCGGCTGAATACGAATGGAAACGCCCCGCAGATTATGATCCAGGAATGGAATACAACGCTTGGTTGGAATACGAATGGGACACGGTTTTTGAGTTTTGTCAAATGATGTTGCAGCAGAAAGAATATGCTGGGGAAGACATTCAGAAATATAATTCATTTATCATCAGTTGTCTTCGTTTTTTTGATGAGCATTATCAATATTTGGCAAAACAAAGAGGACGAAAAGCGCTGGACGGAAACGGACATTTGATTCTCTATCCGGGCTCTGGGGCAGAAACGTATAAAATGGCGAATAATGGCAACAGCACCATTTCGGCTTTGACCGTAATCACAGAAAAACTTTTAAACCTTTCGTCAGCACAATTGTCTAAGGAAGACTTGGAATATCTGAAAAGCTTTCAGACACGCATCCCGCCTTTGAATTTTAGAAATTTTGAAGGTTTTAAAACATTGGCTCCAGCCAAATCCTGGGAACGCATCAATAATTCCGAATTGCCACAATTGTACCCTGTGTATCCTTGGGGCATTTACGGCATTGGCAAACCCGATTTACAAACCGCTTTGAATACCTGGAAATACGATACGGATGCAATAAAATTCAGAAGTCATATTGGGTGGAAACAAGACAATATTTTTTCGGCTCGATTAGGTTTAACCGATGAGGCAGCGAAATACAATTTGTTGAAAATGGCGAATTCCGACCGAAGATTTCCTGCCTTTTGGGGACCGGGTTTTGATTGGGTTCCCGATCACAATTGGGGTGGTTCCGGAATGATTGGAATGCAGGAAATGCTTTTGCAGGAAGCCAACGGCAAAATTTATCTTTTTCCTTCTTGGCCAAAAGACTGGAATGTACATTTCAAATTGCATGCAAAGCAGAATACCACAGTTGAGGTTGAACTGGTAAACGGCGAAATGAAAATTTTGAAAATAATTCCCGAAGAAAGAAAAAAAGATGTGATTAACCTGCTCGGAAAATCGGAAGCAGAAAAAATAAATTTAAATTAA
- a CDS encoding sialate O-acetylesterase, with translation MRNFRNVFIALFVVLVSFQTNAKIKLPALFTDNMMLQQKSNAPIWGWAEKNSNVTVKTSWDAKIYKVKADASGKWRTELKTPSFGGPFMIEVVEGTEKVIIKNILIGEVWLCSGQSNMEMPLKGFPGQPVRNGNEIIVKSTNKNIRLITIPRATVLEPLGNFEGKWEEASPKSTANFSATAWYFGSLLQEVLQVPVGLIHVAYGGSSMEAWMNREMLKDFTSAKIPTTKEDLAKDPNRVPTTLFNGMLSPVIGYGIKGCIWYQGESNYERASEYTALMKKMVSSWRTLWKQGDFPFYYCQIAPFNYKQFHLNDYVEKYNSAYIREAQLKATKEIPNSGMAVLMDIGEENNIHPMDKEKGGNRLAFQALAKTYGMEGFEFESPKYKSMEIKDNSVTVSFDEVPNGITAYAKEVTGFEIAGEDKVFYPAKAEVRRKSVVLTSDKVAKPVAVRYLWKDFAKAELFSTGGLPVSSFRTDEW, from the coding sequence ATGAGAAATTTTAGAAATGTTTTTATTGCCCTTTTTGTTGTTTTAGTAAGCTTCCAAACCAATGCCAAAATCAAATTGCCCGCATTGTTTACCGACAATATGATGCTACAGCAAAAATCAAATGCACCCATTTGGGGTTGGGCAGAAAAGAACTCGAATGTTACCGTAAAAACTTCTTGGGATGCTAAGATTTACAAAGTAAAAGCAGATGCTTCCGGTAAGTGGAGAACTGAATTGAAAACACCTTCATTTGGCGGGCCATTTATGATTGAAGTGGTTGAAGGAACTGAAAAAGTAATCATTAAAAATATATTAATAGGTGAGGTTTGGCTTTGTTCCGGTCAGTCGAATATGGAAATGCCTTTGAAAGGTTTTCCGGGACAGCCTGTGAGAAACGGCAACGAAATCATAGTTAAATCTACAAACAAAAACATCCGTTTGATAACGATTCCTCGAGCTACAGTTCTAGAACCCTTGGGTAATTTTGAAGGGAAATGGGAAGAAGCTTCGCCAAAATCGACAGCTAATTTCAGCGCAACGGCTTGGTATTTTGGGTCGCTTTTGCAGGAAGTGTTACAGGTTCCGGTGGGATTGATTCATGTGGCTTACGGCGGTTCGAGTATGGAAGCCTGGATGAATAGGGAAATGCTGAAAGATTTTACAAGTGCCAAGATTCCGACCACAAAAGAAGATTTGGCTAAAGACCCAAACCGTGTACCGACGACTTTGTTCAACGGAATGCTTTCGCCTGTGATTGGTTACGGAATAAAAGGTTGTATCTGGTACCAAGGCGAATCGAATTACGAAAGAGCTTCGGAATATACTGCTTTGATGAAAAAGATGGTCAGCAGTTGGAGAACTTTATGGAAACAAGGTGATTTCCCTTTTTATTATTGCCAAATCGCTCCGTTTAATTACAAACAATTTCACCTGAACGATTATGTTGAAAAATACAATTCGGCTTATATTAGAGAAGCGCAACTAAAAGCTACTAAAGAAATTCCGAATTCGGGAATGGCAGTTTTGATGGATATTGGCGAAGAAAATAATATTCATCCAATGGACAAGGAAAAAGGCGGAAACCGATTGGCTTTTCAGGCTTTGGCAAAAACCTACGGAATGGAAGGTTTTGAATTCGAAAGCCCAAAATACAAATCGATGGAAATAAAAGATAATTCGGTTACGGTTTCTTTTGATGAAGTGCCAAACGGAATTACCGCTTACGCAAAAGAGGTAACCGGTTTTGAAATCGCGGGAGAAGACAAAGTTTTTTATCCAGCCAAAGCCGAAGTCCGTAGAAAATCCGTGGTTTTGACTTCGGATAAAGTGGCAAAACCCGTTGCGGTTCGCTATTTATGGAAAGATTTTGCAAAAGCCGAATTGTTCAGTACGGGAGGTTTGCCGGTTTCGTCTTTCAGGACGGATGAATGGTAG
- a CDS encoding glycosyl hydrolase encodes MPCNKPFFLFRIDFRLSIVLFLLLAGLVSAQENPKKENTFFQPTIESSRPWVYWYWMQSAYSKEGITADLEAMKRAGIGGAYLMTIKGPANPPLIDPPVLQLSKEFWQLVHWALTEADRVGVKIAFHPADGFAVAGGPWITPEMSMQKVVWKDTVVSGNSFKNLKLAVSNHYKDYYKDIATFAIPVKESFITSDKKRPKITSTLADFDASFLSDSKKDDQFRLKEKGWIQYEFEQPFLCKSIQIETKGNNYQAHRLIVEVSDDGVNFRSLGRLTTTRHGWQDVDAFYTHSIVPTKAKYFRFVYDPEGSEPGAEDLDPAKWNQGLKVAKIYLSNEPLIENYQGKSGAIWRLSPQITEKEISNSDCVDPSKMVNISNFVDANGVLNWKASAKGNWRIIRFGYTSTGHENATGGAGKGLEVDKFNTEAIRFQLDHWYGEMLRTAGPELASKVVKILHMDSWECGSQNWSPVFRAEFKKRRGYDIVDYLPVMAGIPVKNIQTSEKVLYDVRKTIAELVADNFFGTLKDIAKESNVKFSSENVAPTMMSDGLLHFKYVDYPSGEFWLKSPTHDKPNDMLDAISGGHIYGKDIIQAEAFTALKMDWDEQPGNLKTLADRNYALGINRFFYHVFVHNPWLHRKPGMTLDGIGTYFQRDQTWWDSGKAWFDYCQRVQLQLQKGKPVIDLAVFIGEDLPSRSMLPDRLVPFIPNVFGKERIESEAIRLKNEGQPSVKMPKEVSSSKNSTDLSKWINAMNGYQYDSFNSDVLINRAKVENGKVTFGGGIQYGALLFPGSHKMAPNKMISLASAEKILELLKGGATIFVDEKPDLEPGLQSEEAYKKWQNVVNEIWINSNASTWKIGKGTVIKLPYLENDFASIGITQDVYFPKLNRAESETIAWAHRKSETEDIYFISNQKQEKRQFEASFRISGKIPVWYNPVTEITLALANWKIENGRTIVAINLDANESGFVIFKEETKEILASGKQKGLEFETVQTLDENWELQFNPDFKGPKEPVKINKLFDLSTSENNQIKYYSGTVVYKKDFVWKGKDADKIWLDLGEIANIAEISINGKDCGTLWTFPYKVDISKALQKGKNTVVIKITNTWANRLIGDQKLPKEEKLIWTNASFRLEGEPLLKAGLLGPVTIVKEK; translated from the coding sequence ATGCCTTGTAATAAACCATTTTTTCTTTTTAGAATAGATTTTCGACTTTCGATAGTCTTGTTTTTACTTCTTGCGGGACTCGTTTCCGCACAGGAAAACCCTAAAAAAGAAAATACATTTTTTCAGCCAACGATAGAATCCTCAAGACCTTGGGTGTATTGGTATTGGATGCAAAGTGCCTATTCCAAAGAAGGCATCACAGCCGATTTGGAAGCCATGAAGCGAGCCGGAATTGGAGGAGCTTATTTAATGACGATTAAAGGCCCTGCAAATCCGCCGTTGATCGATCCACCGGTATTGCAATTGAGTAAAGAATTTTGGCAACTTGTTCATTGGGCTTTGACCGAAGCCGACCGTGTGGGCGTAAAGATTGCCTTTCATCCCGCCGATGGTTTTGCCGTTGCCGGAGGGCCTTGGATTACGCCCGAAATGTCCATGCAAAAAGTCGTTTGGAAAGATACCGTTGTCAGCGGAAACAGTTTTAAAAACCTGAAATTAGCAGTTTCAAATCATTACAAAGATTATTATAAAGACATTGCAACTTTTGCGATTCCCGTAAAAGAAAGCTTTATTACTTCGGATAAAAAACGACCAAAAATAACATCAACTTTAGCCGATTTTGATGCTTCGTTTTTGAGTGATTCAAAAAAAGATGATCAGTTTCGATTGAAAGAAAAAGGGTGGATTCAATACGAATTTGAACAGCCATTTTTGTGTAAATCAATTCAAATAGAAACCAAAGGAAATAATTACCAAGCGCATCGTTTAATTGTTGAAGTTAGCGATGACGGCGTAAATTTTAGAAGCCTCGGAAGATTAACAACGACACGTCACGGTTGGCAGGATGTTGATGCATTTTATACACACAGTATTGTTCCGACAAAAGCAAAATATTTCCGTTTTGTTTACGATCCCGAAGGGTCTGAACCTGGAGCCGAAGACCTGGATCCTGCAAAATGGAATCAGGGATTGAAAGTGGCCAAAATCTATTTGTCCAATGAACCATTAATTGAAAATTATCAGGGAAAATCAGGTGCAATTTGGCGATTGAGTCCACAGATTACCGAAAAAGAAATCAGCAATTCCGATTGTGTTGATCCTTCAAAAATGGTCAACATTTCGAATTTTGTTGATGCAAATGGCGTTTTAAACTGGAAAGCTTCCGCTAAAGGAAATTGGAGAATCATCCGTTTTGGTTATACATCTACAGGTCATGAAAACGCTACCGGGGGCGCAGGAAAAGGATTGGAAGTAGACAAATTTAATACCGAAGCCATTCGTTTTCAGCTTGATCATTGGTATGGCGAGATGTTAAGAACTGCAGGCCCAGAATTGGCATCCAAAGTGGTGAAAATCCTCCATATGGACAGTTGGGAATGCGGAAGCCAAAACTGGTCGCCTGTTTTCAGAGCCGAATTTAAAAAACGCAGAGGCTACGATATTGTCGATTATTTGCCGGTTATGGCAGGGATTCCTGTGAAAAATATTCAAACGTCTGAAAAAGTTTTGTACGATGTCCGAAAAACTATTGCTGAATTGGTTGCTGATAATTTTTTTGGCACACTGAAAGATATTGCCAAAGAGTCTAATGTAAAATTCAGTTCCGAGAATGTGGCGCCAACAATGATGAGCGACGGACTTTTGCATTTTAAATATGTTGATTATCCAAGCGGCGAATTTTGGCTGAAAAGCCCAACACACGACAAACCAAATGATATGTTGGATGCCATTTCGGGCGGGCATATTTATGGAAAAGATATTATTCAGGCCGAAGCTTTTACGGCTTTGAAAATGGATTGGGACGAACAACCCGGAAATCTGAAAACTTTGGCGGATAGGAATTATGCGCTCGGAATCAACCGTTTTTTCTACCACGTTTTTGTTCATAATCCTTGGTTGCATAGAAAACCCGGTATGACTTTGGACGGGATTGGAACGTATTTTCAGCGTGACCAAACTTGGTGGGATTCGGGAAAAGCATGGTTTGATTATTGCCAAAGAGTGCAGTTGCAGTTGCAAAAAGGAAAACCGGTAATTGATTTGGCAGTTTTTATTGGCGAAGATTTGCCTTCCCGCTCGATGCTTCCGGATCGATTGGTGCCTTTTATTCCGAATGTTTTTGGGAAAGAAAGGATAGAAAGCGAGGCTATCCGATTGAAAAATGAAGGACAGCCAAGTGTCAAAATGCCCAAAGAAGTTTCTTCCTCAAAAAATTCAACCGATTTGTCAAAATGGATAAATGCGATGAACGGTTATCAATACGATTCATTCAACTCGGATGTTTTAATTAATCGTGCCAAAGTTGAGAACGGAAAAGTCACTTTTGGAGGAGGAATTCAATATGGAGCTTTACTGTTTCCGGGAAGTCACAAAATGGCTCCGAACAAAATGATTTCTTTGGCTTCCGCCGAAAAAATATTAGAGTTGTTAAAAGGCGGCGCAACCATTTTTGTTGATGAAAAACCAGATTTAGAACCCGGTTTGCAATCGGAGGAAGCGTATAAAAAATGGCAGAATGTTGTGAACGAAATTTGGATCAATTCCAATGCATCAACATGGAAAATAGGAAAAGGAACGGTTATTAAATTACCGTATTTGGAAAATGATTTTGCTTCAATCGGTATCACGCAAGACGTTTATTTTCCAAAATTAAACCGAGCCGAATCGGAAACTATTGCTTGGGCACACCGCAAATCAGAAACGGAAGATATTTATTTTATTTCGAATCAAAAACAAGAAAAAAGACAGTTCGAAGCTTCGTTTCGAATATCAGGAAAAATTCCGGTTTGGTACAATCCGGTGACGGAGATAACTTTGGCTTTGGCCAATTGGAAGATCGAAAACGGAAGAACAATTGTTGCGATAAATTTGGATGCAAACGAATCCGGTTTTGTGATTTTTAAAGAAGAAACAAAAGAAATTCTGGCAAGCGGAAAGCAAAAAGGTTTGGAATTTGAAACCGTTCAAACTTTGGATGAAAATTGGGAATTGCAATTCAATCCTGATTTTAAAGGACCCAAAGAACCCGTGAAAATCAATAAACTTTTCGATTTGAGCACTTCTGAGAACAATCAGATTAAATATTATTCGGGTACGGTTGTTTATAAAAAGGATTTTGTTTGGAAAGGAAAAGATGCCGATAAAATTTGGTTGGATTTGGGTGAAATTGCTAATATCGCCGAAATCAGTATCAATGGAAAAGACTGCGGAACGCTTTGGACTTTTCCTTATAAAGTTGATATTTCAAAGGCTTTGCAAAAAGGAAAAAATACGGTTGTTATTAAAATCACCAATACTTGGGCAAACCGATTAATTGGTGACCAAAAATTACCAAAAGAAGAAAAATTAATATGGACAAACGCCAGTTTCAGATTGGAAGGTGAACCGTTGTTGAAAGCGGGATTGTTGGGGCCAGTTACGATTGTAAAAGAGAAATAG